In the Halorubrum ruber genome, AGCTGCTCGACGAGTTCGACGTGCCGAAGGAGATGGTGCCCGAGGTACGCCCCTCCTCCGACGAGGACTACTACGGGCACACCGACCCCGACGGCTTCCTCGGCGAGGAAGTCCCCGTCGCGGGCGCCTTAGGCGACCAGCAGGCCGCGCTGTTCGGCCAGACCTGCTTCGACGAGGGCGACGCGAAGAACACCTACGGCACCGGCTCGTTCTACCTGATGAACACGGGGACCGACGCCGTCGAGTCCGACCACGGACTGTTGACGACGATCGGGTTCCAGATGTCCGGCGAGCCCGTCCAGTACGCGCTGGAGGGCTCCATCTTCATCACCGGCGCCGCCATCGAGTGGCTCGAGGACGTCGACCTGATCAACAACGCGGCCCAGACCGCGGAGCTGGCGCGCTCGGTCGACTCGACCGACGGCGTTTACATGGTCCCGGCGTTCACGGGGCTCGGCGCCCCGCACTGGGACGGCCGCGCCCGCGGCACCATCGTCGGGATGACCCGCGGGACGAGCAAGGAGCACATCGTCCGGGCGACGCTCGAGTCGATCGCCTACCAGACCCGCGACATCGCCGAGGCCATGGAGGCCGACTCCGGCGTGGAGACGACGAGCCTCCGCGTCGACGGCGGCGCGGTGAAGAACAACTTCCTCTGCCAGCTCCAGTCCGACATCATCCAGACGGAGATCGCCCGGCCGGAGGTCGACGAGACGACCGCGCTCGGCTCGGCGTACGCCGCCGGGCTCGCGGTCGGCTACTGGGACAACGTCGACGAGCTGCGCGACAACTGGCAGATCGACCGCGAGTTCACGCCCGAGAAGTCGCAGGGCGAGGTCGACAAGCTGTACAGCCGCTGGGACGACGCGGTCGAGCGCTCGAAGAACTGGGCGATCGACGAGGAGGAGGAGTAGATGAACGAACTGCTGCTCCAGATCCCGGTCCTCGGGATCGAGGTCAAGCTGTTCGTCATGCTGCTCATCACCGCGCTGGCGGGCGGCGCGTTCGGGGCCGCGATCGGCGCGCTCCCGGCGTTCATCTTCACCGGGTTCGTCGTCTTCCTCGGCGAGGGATCGGCATCCTTCAGCGACAGATCGGTGCGATCGAGGGCATCCCCGCGGGCGAACTCGCCGCCGGGATCACCGGCGTCATCGGGTTCGGGGCGATCACCGGCCCGCACATCGCGTTCGCGGGCGGCGTGGCCGCCTCGGCGTACGCGGGCAAGAAGTACCCCGACATGAACCCCGCCGACGGCGGCTACCACTTCGGGAAGGACATCACGTACGCGTTCGGCACGAAGCCGGACATCCTGGCCGTGGGAGCGATCTTCGGCGTGATCGGGATGCTGTTCACCCGGATCGCCAACGGCCTCTTCATCAACGTCCTCGGGATGATGCCGCCGACCGACTTCATCGCGGTATCCGTGTTCGCGACCGCGTTCCTCGCCCGCCCCGTCTTCGGCTACCCGATCGTCGGCAAGCCGGCGGGCGACGGCCTCCTCGACATGTCACCGTTCGAGCGCGGCGACATGCACCCGCAGGCCGACGGCGGCCCCGAGGAACACGCCGGTCGCCCGGCGACCGAGCCGTGGCTCCCTCACCAGTACAAGTGGGCGGGAGTCACGACTATCGGCCTCGTCGGCGGTATCCTCGGCGGGTACATCTACCTACAGACGGGGAGCATCTTCCTCGGCTACGGTATCTCGGCGATCAGCCTGCTGTTCCTGAACCTCGGCGTCGAGAAGATTCCGGTGACACACCACATCACCCTGCTCGGCTCCGTCGGCGCCGTCCTCGGCGTCGGCGCGTTCGGGGACATCGGCGCGGTGACGCCGCTCGCGTCGGTCGGCACGAGCGGCGCCGTCGTCGCGCTGCTCGCCGCCGGCGTCCTCGGGGCTCTCAGCGGCCTCATCGGCGAAGTCACCCAGCGGATGTTCTACTCGCACTCCGGGACCCACGTGGACCCGCCGGCGATGGCCATCGCGATCATGATGCTCGTCGTGGGCATTCTCGCCATCCTCGGCATCCTGCCGAACGCCGGGTACCTCTGAGCCCGCTCGCGGGAGCCGACGCGGCGTCGACTCCCTCGTAGCGGCCGAGGACGGTTCCACGCGCGAA is a window encoding:
- the glpK gene encoding glycerol kinase GlpK — its product is MTQYVGAIDQGTTGTRFMVFDHEGQVVANAYEQHEQIYPNPGWVEHDPMEIWENTQQVVLDGLADAGLEADQLDAIGITNQRETTIVWDKDSGRPVHNALVWQDRRTTDRVEELQEADKVEEIREKTGLEADAYFSATKTEWILDNAEPLKMQSSRGGDLRDRARAGELVMGTIDSWLIYNLTGNHITDVTNASRTMLYNIRELEWDDELLDEFDVPKEMVPEVRPSSDEDYYGHTDPDGFLGEEVPVAGALGDQQAALFGQTCFDEGDAKNTYGTGSFYLMNTGTDAVESDHGLLTTIGFQMSGEPVQYALEGSIFITGAAIEWLEDVDLINNAAQTAELARSVDSTDGVYMVPAFTGLGAPHWDGRARGTIVGMTRGTSKEHIVRATLESIAYQTRDIAEAMEADSGVETTSLRVDGGAVKNNFLCQLQSDIIQTEIARPEVDETTALGSAYAAGLAVGYWDNVDELRDNWQIDREFTPEKSQGEVDKLYSRWDDAVERSKNWAIDEEEE